Proteins from one Scleropages formosus chromosome 14, fSclFor1.1, whole genome shotgun sequence genomic window:
- the wdfy2 gene encoding WD repeat and FYVE domain-containing protein 2 isoform X2, whose amino-acid sequence MAAEVHPKPQARKPVLLSKIEASQDVVNTAVIIPKEDGVISVSEDRTVRIWLKRDSGQYWPSVYHTMPAPCSCMYFNPETRRLSVGMDNGTVSDFILSEDYNKMTPAATYQAHQGRVTVVLFVLEMEWVLSTGQDKTFTWHCSESGQRLGSYRTTAWVSGLQFDVETRHAFVGDHSGQVTILKLEQDDCSLVTTFKGHTGNVTALCWDPVQRVLFSGSSDHSIIMWDIGGRKGTAIELQGHNEKVQGLCYAPHTRQLISCSSDGGIVIWNMDVRRQETPEWLDSDSCQKCEQPFFWNFKQMWDSKKIGLRQHHCRKCGQAVCGKCSSRRSTIPLMGFEFEVRVCDSCYESITDEDRAPTATFHDSKHGIVYMHYEPTRGWLLTSGVDKVIKLWDMTPVVS is encoded by the exons ATGGCGGCTGAAGTTCACCCCAAACCGCAGGCGCGCAAACCCGTGCTGCTCAGCAAGATCGAGGCGTCCCAGGACGTGGTGAACACGGCGGTGATCATCCCCAAGGAGGACGGGGTCATCAGCGTCTCTGAGGACAG AACCGTGCGGATATGGCTGAAGAGGGACAGCGGCCAGTACTGGCCAAGCGTCTACCACACCATGCCAG CTCCTTGCTCCTGCATGTACTTCAACCCCGAGACGAGGAGGCTCTCGGTGGGCATGGACAACGGGACCGTCTCG GACTTCATCTTGTCTGAGGACTACAACAAGATGACCCCTGCTGCCACGTACCAGG CTCACCAGGGTAGGGTGACGGTGGTCCTCTTTGTCCTCGAGATGGAGTGGGTCCTCAGCACGGGTCAGGACAAGACCTTCACCTGGCACTGCTCCGAGAGCGGCCAGCGGCTGGGCAGCTACCGGACCACCGCCTGGGTCTCTGGGCTGCA GTTCGACGTGGAGACGCGACACGCCTTCGTGGGTGACCACTCGGGTCAGGTGACCATTCTGAAATTGGAGCAGGACGACTGCAGCCTCGTTACGACCTTCAAAGGACACACGG GCAATGTGACAGCGCTCTGCTGGGACCCTGTCCAGCGTGTCCTGTTTTCCGGAAGCTCAGATCATTCCATCATCATGTGGGACATTGGTGGCCGCAAGGGGACCGCCATCGAGTTGCAGGGGCACAA TGAGAAAGTACAGGGCCTGTGCTACGCCCCACACACTCGGCAGCTCATCTCCTGCAGCTCGGACGGAGGCATCGTCATCTGGAACATGGACGTCAGACGGCAGGAG ACCCCTGAGTGGCTGGACAGTGATTCCTGCCAGAAGTGCGAACAGCCCTTCTTTTGGAACTTCAAACAGATGTGGGACAGCAAGAAGATCGGCCTAAGACAG cACCACTGCAGGAAGTGTGGCCAGGCCGTGTGTGGGAAGTGCTCGTCGCGACGCTCCACCATCCCCCTCATGGGCTTCGAGTTCGAGGTGCGAGTGTGTGACAGCTGCTACGAGTCCATCACCGACGAAGA CCGGGCTCCAACAGCCACCTTCCATGACAGCAAGCATGGCATCGTGTACATGCACTATGAACCCACACGTGGCTGGCTGCTTACTTCTGGGGTTGACAAGGTCATCAAG CTGTGGGACATGACTCCTGTGGTCTCCTGA
- the wdfy2 gene encoding WD repeat and FYVE domain-containing protein 2 isoform X1, which produces MAAEVHPKPQARKPVLLSKIEASQDVVNTAVIIPKEDGVISVSEDRTVRIWLKRDSGQYWPSVYHTMPAPCSCMYFNPETRRLSVGMDNGTVSDFILSEDYNKMTPAATYQAHQGRVTVVLFVLEMEWVLSTGQDKTFTWHCSESGQRLGSYRTTAWVSGLQFDVETRHAFVGDHSGQVTILKLEQDDCSLVTTFKGHTGNVTALCWDPVQRVLFSGSSDHSIIMWDIGGRKGTAIELQGHNEKVQGLCYAPHTRQLISCSSDGGIVIWNMDVRRQETPEWLDSDSCQKCEQPFFWNFKQMWDSKKIGLRQHHCRKCGQAVCGKCSSRRSTIPLMGFEFEVRVCDSCYESITDEDRAPTATFHDSKHGIVYMHYEPTRGWLLTSGVDKVIKVRGHDMVRTCTNTHTRTHTYLLLQIKDQCSR; this is translated from the exons ATGGCGGCTGAAGTTCACCCCAAACCGCAGGCGCGCAAACCCGTGCTGCTCAGCAAGATCGAGGCGTCCCAGGACGTGGTGAACACGGCGGTGATCATCCCCAAGGAGGACGGGGTCATCAGCGTCTCTGAGGACAG AACCGTGCGGATATGGCTGAAGAGGGACAGCGGCCAGTACTGGCCAAGCGTCTACCACACCATGCCAG CTCCTTGCTCCTGCATGTACTTCAACCCCGAGACGAGGAGGCTCTCGGTGGGCATGGACAACGGGACCGTCTCG GACTTCATCTTGTCTGAGGACTACAACAAGATGACCCCTGCTGCCACGTACCAGG CTCACCAGGGTAGGGTGACGGTGGTCCTCTTTGTCCTCGAGATGGAGTGGGTCCTCAGCACGGGTCAGGACAAGACCTTCACCTGGCACTGCTCCGAGAGCGGCCAGCGGCTGGGCAGCTACCGGACCACCGCCTGGGTCTCTGGGCTGCA GTTCGACGTGGAGACGCGACACGCCTTCGTGGGTGACCACTCGGGTCAGGTGACCATTCTGAAATTGGAGCAGGACGACTGCAGCCTCGTTACGACCTTCAAAGGACACACGG GCAATGTGACAGCGCTCTGCTGGGACCCTGTCCAGCGTGTCCTGTTTTCCGGAAGCTCAGATCATTCCATCATCATGTGGGACATTGGTGGCCGCAAGGGGACCGCCATCGAGTTGCAGGGGCACAA TGAGAAAGTACAGGGCCTGTGCTACGCCCCACACACTCGGCAGCTCATCTCCTGCAGCTCGGACGGAGGCATCGTCATCTGGAACATGGACGTCAGACGGCAGGAG ACCCCTGAGTGGCTGGACAGTGATTCCTGCCAGAAGTGCGAACAGCCCTTCTTTTGGAACTTCAAACAGATGTGGGACAGCAAGAAGATCGGCCTAAGACAG cACCACTGCAGGAAGTGTGGCCAGGCCGTGTGTGGGAAGTGCTCGTCGCGACGCTCCACCATCCCCCTCATGGGCTTCGAGTTCGAGGTGCGAGTGTGTGACAGCTGCTACGAGTCCATCACCGACGAAGA CCGGGCTCCAACAGCCACCTTCCATGACAGCAAGCATGGCATCGTGTACATGCACTATGAACCCACACGTGGCTGGCTGCTTACTTCTGGGGTTGACAAGGTCATCAAGGTGAGAGGTCATGACATGGTGCGtacctgcacaaacacacacacgcgcacacacacatacttgcTGTTGCAGATTAAGGACCAATGTTCCCGGTAG
- the wdfy2 gene encoding WD repeat and FYVE domain-containing protein 2 isoform X4, translated as MAAEVHPKPQARKPVLLSKIEASQDVVNTAVIIPKEDGVISVSEDRTVRIWLKRDSGQYWPSVYHTMPAPCSCMYFNPETRRLSVGMDNGTVSDFILSEDYNKMTPAATYQAHQGRVTVVLFVLEMEWVLSTGQDKTFTWHCSESGQRLGSYRTTAWVSGLQFDVETRHAFVGDHSGQVTILKLEQDDCSLVTTFKGHTGNVTALCWDPVQRVLFSGSSDHSIIMWDIGGRKGTAIELQGHNEKVQGLCYAPHTRQLISCSSDGGIVIWNMDVRRQETPEWLDSDSCQKCEQPFFWNFKQMWDSKKIGLRQVFQLQDCPSVLVRLL; from the exons ATGGCGGCTGAAGTTCACCCCAAACCGCAGGCGCGCAAACCCGTGCTGCTCAGCAAGATCGAGGCGTCCCAGGACGTGGTGAACACGGCGGTGATCATCCCCAAGGAGGACGGGGTCATCAGCGTCTCTGAGGACAG AACCGTGCGGATATGGCTGAAGAGGGACAGCGGCCAGTACTGGCCAAGCGTCTACCACACCATGCCAG CTCCTTGCTCCTGCATGTACTTCAACCCCGAGACGAGGAGGCTCTCGGTGGGCATGGACAACGGGACCGTCTCG GACTTCATCTTGTCTGAGGACTACAACAAGATGACCCCTGCTGCCACGTACCAGG CTCACCAGGGTAGGGTGACGGTGGTCCTCTTTGTCCTCGAGATGGAGTGGGTCCTCAGCACGGGTCAGGACAAGACCTTCACCTGGCACTGCTCCGAGAGCGGCCAGCGGCTGGGCAGCTACCGGACCACCGCCTGGGTCTCTGGGCTGCA GTTCGACGTGGAGACGCGACACGCCTTCGTGGGTGACCACTCGGGTCAGGTGACCATTCTGAAATTGGAGCAGGACGACTGCAGCCTCGTTACGACCTTCAAAGGACACACGG GCAATGTGACAGCGCTCTGCTGGGACCCTGTCCAGCGTGTCCTGTTTTCCGGAAGCTCAGATCATTCCATCATCATGTGGGACATTGGTGGCCGCAAGGGGACCGCCATCGAGTTGCAGGGGCACAA TGAGAAAGTACAGGGCCTGTGCTACGCCCCACACACTCGGCAGCTCATCTCCTGCAGCTCGGACGGAGGCATCGTCATCTGGAACATGGACGTCAGACGGCAGGAG ACCCCTGAGTGGCTGGACAGTGATTCCTGCCAGAAGTGCGAACAGCCCTTCTTTTGGAACTTCAAACAGATGTGGGACAGCAAGAAGATCGGCCTAAGACAG GTATTTCAGCTGCAGGACTGCCCCTCTGTTCTGGTCAGGTTGCTGTGA
- the wdfy2 gene encoding WD repeat and FYVE domain-containing protein 2 isoform X3 — protein MPAPCSCMYFNPETRRLSVGMDNGTVSDFILSEDYNKMTPAATYQAHQGRVTVVLFVLEMEWVLSTGQDKTFTWHCSESGQRLGSYRTTAWVSGLQFDVETRHAFVGDHSGQVTILKLEQDDCSLVTTFKGHTGNVTALCWDPVQRVLFSGSSDHSIIMWDIGGRKGTAIELQGHNEKVQGLCYAPHTRQLISCSSDGGIVIWNMDVRRQETPEWLDSDSCQKCEQPFFWNFKQMWDSKKIGLRQHHCRKCGQAVCGKCSSRRSTIPLMGFEFEVRVCDSCYESITDEDRAPTATFHDSKHGIVYMHYEPTRGWLLTSGVDKVIKVRGHDMVRTCTNTHTRTHTYLLLQIKDQCSR, from the exons ATGCCAG CTCCTTGCTCCTGCATGTACTTCAACCCCGAGACGAGGAGGCTCTCGGTGGGCATGGACAACGGGACCGTCTCG GACTTCATCTTGTCTGAGGACTACAACAAGATGACCCCTGCTGCCACGTACCAGG CTCACCAGGGTAGGGTGACGGTGGTCCTCTTTGTCCTCGAGATGGAGTGGGTCCTCAGCACGGGTCAGGACAAGACCTTCACCTGGCACTGCTCCGAGAGCGGCCAGCGGCTGGGCAGCTACCGGACCACCGCCTGGGTCTCTGGGCTGCA GTTCGACGTGGAGACGCGACACGCCTTCGTGGGTGACCACTCGGGTCAGGTGACCATTCTGAAATTGGAGCAGGACGACTGCAGCCTCGTTACGACCTTCAAAGGACACACGG GCAATGTGACAGCGCTCTGCTGGGACCCTGTCCAGCGTGTCCTGTTTTCCGGAAGCTCAGATCATTCCATCATCATGTGGGACATTGGTGGCCGCAAGGGGACCGCCATCGAGTTGCAGGGGCACAA TGAGAAAGTACAGGGCCTGTGCTACGCCCCACACACTCGGCAGCTCATCTCCTGCAGCTCGGACGGAGGCATCGTCATCTGGAACATGGACGTCAGACGGCAGGAG ACCCCTGAGTGGCTGGACAGTGATTCCTGCCAGAAGTGCGAACAGCCCTTCTTTTGGAACTTCAAACAGATGTGGGACAGCAAGAAGATCGGCCTAAGACAG cACCACTGCAGGAAGTGTGGCCAGGCCGTGTGTGGGAAGTGCTCGTCGCGACGCTCCACCATCCCCCTCATGGGCTTCGAGTTCGAGGTGCGAGTGTGTGACAGCTGCTACGAGTCCATCACCGACGAAGA CCGGGCTCCAACAGCCACCTTCCATGACAGCAAGCATGGCATCGTGTACATGCACTATGAACCCACACGTGGCTGGCTGCTTACTTCTGGGGTTGACAAGGTCATCAAGGTGAGAGGTCATGACATGGTGCGtacctgcacaaacacacacacgcgcacacacacatacttgcTGTTGCAGATTAAGGACCAATGTTCCCGGTAG
- the dhrs12 gene encoding dehydrogenase/reductase SDR family member 12 codes for MSLYRNAVWFVKGLQEYTRAGYEAAAKHFVAGDLDANLSGRSFVITGANSGIGKATACEVAGRGGTVHMVCRNKDRAEAARKDIVEQTGNENVHVHLVDMSSPRQVWEFAENFKKNNSLHVLVNNAGCMVNQRELQEDGLEKNFATNTLGTFILTTALIPALKKSHDPRVITVSSGGMLVQRLNVGDLQFEKGTFDGTMAYAQNKRQQVILTELWAAEHKDIHFSSMHPGWADTPAVRSSMPDFHARMKNKLRSEAQGADTIVWLAVSEGAVKLPSGLFFQDRKPVSTHLPLASTRASKAEEEQLKAALEELANQFRP; via the exons ATGTCGCTATACAGGAACGCGGTGTGGTTCGTCAAGGGGCTGCAGGAGTACACGAG GGCCGGGTACGAGGCCGCGGCCAAGCATTTTGTGGCCGGAGATCTGGACGCGAACCTGAGCGGCCGGTCCTTCGTGATCACAGGAGCCAACAGCGGCATCGGGAAGGCAACCGCCTGCGAGGTGGCCGGGAGAG GGGGCACCGTTCACATGGTGTGCAGGAACAAGGACCGGGCCGAGGCAGCGAGGAAAGACATCGTAGAGCAAACGGGAAATGAG AATGTCCACGTCCACCTGGTGGACATGTCCAGCCCCAGGCAGGTGTGGGAGTTTGCAGAGAACTTCAAGAAGAACAACAGCTTGCACGTGTTG GTCAACAACGCCGGGTGCATGGTGAACCAGAGGGAACTGCAGGAGGATGGACTGGAGAAGAACTTTGCCACCAACACGCTGG GCACGTTCATCCTGACCACGGCGCTGATCCCGGCACTGAAGAAGTCACATGACCCTCGAGTG ATTACCGTGTCCTCAGGGGGGATGCTGGTTCAGAGGCTGAATGTTGGCGACCTCCAGTTCGAGAAGGGCACCTTCGACGGCACCATGGCTTACGCCCAGAACAAG AGGCAGCAAGTGATCCTCACAGAGCTCTGGGCTGCGGAACACAAAGACATCCACTTTTCCTCCATGCACCCAGGCTGGGCGGACACACCAG CGGTGCGGTCCTCTATGCCCGACTTCCATGCCAGGATGAAGAATAAGCTGCGAAGCGAGGCCCAAGGTGCCGACACCATCGTGTGGCTCGCAGTGTCAGAGGGCGCCGTCAAGCTGCCCAGCGGCCTCTTCTTCCAGG aTCGGAAACCAGTGTCCACCCACCTGCCGTTAGCCTCCACCAGGGCCTCCAAAGCTGAAGAGGAACAGCTGAAGGCAGCGCTGGAGGAGCTTGCCAACCAGTTCCGACCCTGA